One genomic region from Cataglyphis hispanica isolate Lineage 1 chromosome 11, ULB_Chis1_1.0, whole genome shotgun sequence encodes:
- the LOC126852967 gene encoding uncharacterized protein LOC126852967 isoform X1 has product MVVPNTTMMSENLFKLQCLIKTTGIQRSIQCKLGKGLFLALSTSNAEIILYFKKELSCLPVVKRIPWFQGPHKQIATFCFDPNGIWLLCITLDGSLYILPALTLVGENCVIDKRWKTDDATHIPFMNLQLSHFRPTALTWWKDMKISIDIGIIGTECGTIILVNLSNGQQMGTTYVNGSISSLHICQNENNEAAFLLITSKFQQQWRLSLEQYMHNLLHNHENKELHCVNSNGIIYDNTEESVPNKSKLRELKQLSVEKLAIFKQKLIDTKNQTLGESSQCHDASNKKENHIGFSVNSEISLESKLGFISPEPISKDTFLVSQYDREGRQLYTCYHPNTHHVTVHGSNLAVVPLSMHKVFESCETVLLAHRFFFITDINQHVIYIISNQLSEAHINKDCKFNSESIIGTFTFKSSKEVIRAVYKVTDFDNVIHNVKKVPQEVENKCTLPKNIKDIKIEVPSLDTCIIVTNRCVYEVILRKSLFSILMELILKKNELQKAGRLAMIFGFNGQQLLEYAGDIFLSNKEFPRAVAAYKMSRCKLLKSVLKFASIGHTSELLSCLTHCLLTPVITEMPTATRIHLSNLCILAFIEMTLRVWSEQSKAIYKEFLYFLSTNMFYDELLAINIAGQTYLWEVLHHLATQRSLYSQMLDILMKTVQMFGVNDVCPKSYGLLICLSESDLMQAIILNHDLARAHMLFVRSNLRESQIFVLQRLVTLYDPTNPVLRPKLLQYTARHKMASYNVQSSQCDFIDVTDIDDTLVEDIVETFILILLTLIHKKQLLNSNHKPTLLYDVQLPEMSKQEMALHVDFKRRSLSAGFSHVALIRNGNIYTWGSSVQGCLGTGSSVLRYGAPHAICFFRSMEIEVFSVSCGHCHTLTVTNNGIYAWGSSQFGQLGLGKVLQCSSPELIVSLAQEIIVDAVAGQYHSVALTADGRVFTWGWGVHGQLGHGNTDERITPSLVTALLGVIVRCISAGYAHTLALSVDGVVYAFGSNVLGQLGIGGNNAKSSVPTKVSLPDGITLISTRYFHNLALSDTNKLYIWGASPQVLRLQAQAQKKTRILEQQEEKKNRSLEESERVPSGAINLNEEMKELLEDNVQSMKTETIASVETRKKPSENVDLKNITMKNSSIDESQAHLKPSVVDTSLIKGQITQISTGCHHNALITKDGSLYTWGRNLDGQLGNGTRKEVSIPTPLYYNPACIFAQIPPRHNDFKKTQNQRDSDNNAKSNDSSANNRNASENVISASKSENIDHSNQERANPVIKTIGIACGYDYTIAMQPRGTVLAWGNNSRAQLGRIPARETRDADDKLVLLKSSKRVVRVPNTLHVALDVPSQVPGISTPEISYQSNDTPCFAGLVRPLSVIEKLPGELTLHYVLKHFYGLYRSASIMDKCIELENYQACSKIAALEGDILTAFTYQLKALHKLSARSVNHSMSETIPRESTAKIISPNANATKDTASCRSIKRNTELFNRQAEKNLMESLENSVARSWTKVSTSRSLNNLQAIAQELYTFDCQGGLEELYMTRRKEEESSSSMDQISNVESSANGDEQREWIENLIFDENDSHKSHNESHKNIGHNNAQNFTQSIRAKTMINSVNNDSQMNQYDKENIAFSDKVSSRTQRNYMINETIKALKFYLNNIGNEANILRCEVLRCAILFWIEHDLPMQSLENVFLEHICVIYYPLGLLLFCQDEIGRYLDTDKCDKGSKNDCCMKDLFSLKFCLQVLSMLMEHINKDDTMPEYIKVFSCLMADNYGAPLNGYPGASRNNSPQQMMEGIISTVSSEMEDSKLFAHIKDSDAVNRLLTVEEDNMVFTCGHHFPISIYETDIISRMETELLTSPMLVLPCTSQYLGNMLSGTSKPEILCPLCIVGALRLTMEKSYE; this is encoded by the exons a TGGTGGTTCCTAATACTACGATGATgagtgaaaatttatttaaactgcAATGTTTGATTAAAACTACTGGGATACAGCGTAGCATACAGTGCAAGCTTGGAAAAGGATTATTTCTTGCACTGTCCACCAGCAATGCCGAAATTATCCTTTACTTCAAGAAAGAACTCTCCTGTTTACCTGTCGTCAAGAGAATACCTTGGTTTCAAGGACCGCATAAACAAATTGCTACCTTTTGTTTTGATCCGAACGGTATTTGGTTATTATGTATAACCTTGGATGGTTCGTTATACATACTGCCAGCTTTAACTCTAGTCGGTGAAAATTGTGTTATTGATAAAAGATGGAAGACGGATGACGCAACACATATTCCTTTTATGAATCTTCAGCTCTCTCATTTTAG aCCAACTGCTCTCACATGGTGgaaagatatgaaaatatctatTGATATTGGTATCATAGGAACTGAATGTGGAACGATTATACTTGTCAATCTGTCAAATGGACAACAGATGGGTACAACTTATGTTAATGGAAGTATAAGCAGTCTACATATTTGTCAAAATGAAAACAACGAGGCTGCATTTCTTTTGATAACTAGTAAATTTCAGCAACAATGGCGTTTATCCTTGGAACAATACATGCATAATCTTTTACACAATCATGAAAACAAAGAACTTCACTGTGTAAATTCGAAtggtattatttatgataacacGGAAGAGTCTGTTCCTAACAAGTCTAAACTACGAGAACTTAAACAGCTCTCTGTCGAGAAACTTGCCATTTTCAAACAGAAATTAATTGACACTAAAAATCAAACATTGGGAGAAAGTTCACAATGTCATG ATGCttcaaataaaaaggaaaatcaTATTGGGTTTTCTGTTAATTCAGAAATATCATTAGAGTCCAAATTAGGTTTTATCAGTCCAGAACCAATATCAAAAGATACTTTTCTAGTTTCACAATATGACAGAGAAGGCCGGCAATTGTATACGTGCTATCATCCTAACACTCATCATGTTACa GTGCACGGTTCGAATTTGGCTGTAGTGCCGTTATCAATGCACAAAGTATTCGAGTCATGCGAGACTGTTTTATTGGCGCACAGATTCTTTTTCATTACCGATATTAATcaacatgtaatatatataatatctaatcaATTATCCGAGgctcatataaataaagactGCAAATTTAATTCCGAGTCTATTATCGGAACTTTTACTTTTAAGAGCAGTAAGGAAGTGATACGTGCAGTTTACAAAGTAACAGATTTTGATAATGTGATACATAATGTGAAGAAAGTCCCTCAAGAGGTGGAGAATAAATGTACTTTACCAAAGAATATAAAGGATATTAAGATTGAAGTACCTAGTTtagatacatgtataattgttACAAATCGCTGTGTATATGAAGTTATTCTAAG AAAATCACTTTTTTCCATTCTCATGGAGCTGATACTGAAGAAAAATGAGCTGCAGAAAGCAGGAAGATTGGCAATGATTTTTGGATTCAATGGACAACAATTGCTGGAATATGCTGGcgatatatttctatcaaataaAGAATTCCCACGTGCAGTAGCTGCTTATAAAATGTCTAGG tgTAAATTATTGAAGAGCGTGTTAAAGTTCGCGTCTATTGGTCATACCTCCGAATTATTAAGTTGCCTCACTCACTGCTTACTGACACCTGTCATTACTGAGATGCCCACTGCAACAAGGAtacatttatctaatttatgcATACTTGCCTTCATCGAAATGACATTGAGGGTTTGGTCGGAACAATCTAAAGCAATTTACAAAGAGTTCTT GTACTTTTTATCCACAAATATGTTTTACGACGAATTGCTAGCAATTAATATAGCCGGTCAAACTTATTTATGGGAAGTATTACATCATTTAGCTACACAGAGAAGTTTGTACAGCCAAATGTTAGATATCCTTATGAAGACAGTACAAATGTTTGGCGTAAATGATGTTTGCCCAAAATCat atGGTTTACTTATATGTTTAAGCGAATCTGATCTGATGCAAGcaataatattgaatcatGATTTAGCTAGAGCTCATATGTTGTTTGTACGCAGTAATCTGCGAGAATCTCAAATTTTCGTGCTTCAG AGATTAGTAACATTGTACGATCCAACAAATCCAGTATTACGACCTAAACTGCTACAGTATACGGCACGCCATAAAATGGCATCGTATAATGTACAATCTAGTCAATGCGATTTTATAGATGTTACGGATATA GATGATACGCTTGTGGAGGATATAGTAGAaacgtttatattaattttactgacTCTTATACAtaagaaacaattattaaattctaatcaCAAACCTACGCTTTTGTATGATGTGCAATTGCCAGAAATGAGCAAG CAGGAAATGGCGTTACATGTTGATTTTAAGAGAAGATCATTGAGCGCTGGATTTTCTCACGTTGCTCTTATTAGAAACGGTAACATCTACACTTGGGGAAGCTCGGTGCAAGGTTGCTTAG gaACTGGCTCTAGCGTCTTGCGATATGGAGCGCCTCATGCTATATGTTTCTTCCGAAGTATGGAGATAGAGGTTTTCAGCGTATCGTGTGGACATTGCCACACTCTGACGGTTACCAACAACGGGATCTATGCCTGGGGATCGAGTCAATTTGGACAATTGGGTCTCGGCAAAGTGCTGCAGTGTTCGAGTCCAGAGTTGATCGTCTCACTGGCACAGGAGATTATCGTCGACGCGGTGGCCGGGCAATATCATTCCGTGGCGCTTACCGCGGACGGCAGAGTATTCACGTGGGGTTGGGGTGTCCATGGTCAATTGGGCCACGGTAACACCGACGAAAGGATCACGCCGTCTTTAGTCACGGCTCTGCTCGGTGTGATTGTACGCTGCATCAGCGCCGGTTACGCGCACACCCTAGCATTGTCTGTGGACGGTGTCGTATACGCCTTCGGATCCAATGTCCTCGGTCAATTGGGAATCGGTGGGAATAACGCTAAGAGTTCTGTGCCAACGAAAGTATCGTTGCCAGACGGAATAACGCTTATAAGTACCAGATACTTTCATAAT CTAGCTCTTAGCGATACgaataaattgtacatatgGGGCGCGAGTCCTCAGGTTCTCAGATTACAAGCGCAAGCGCAAAAGAAGACTCGTATACTGGAACAACAAGAGGAAAAGAAGAATAGAAGCTTGGAGGAATCGGAGAGAGTGCCAAGCGGCGCTATAAACTTGAACGAAGAAATGAAAGAACTTTTGGAGGACAATGTGCAAAGTATGAAAACAGAAACGATTGCTTCTGTAGAAACGCGAAAGAAACCATCCGAAAACGTAGATTTGAAAAACATTACGATGAAAAACAGTTCGATCGACGAGAGTCAAGCGCATTTAAAGCCGTCTGTGGTCGATACAAGTTTGATAAAAGGACAGATTACTCAG ATATCAACCGGCTGTCACCATAATGCATTGATAACAAAGGATGGTTCCTTATACACATGGGGCCGTAATCTAGACGGTCAACTAGGCAATGGTACAAGAAAGGAAGTGTCGATTCCAACGCCCTTGTATTATAACCCGGCCtgtatttttgcacaaataccACCTAGACACAATGATTTTAAGAAAACGCAAAATCAGCGAGACTCAGATAATAATGCCAAGTCGAACGATTCATCAGCAAATAATAGGAATGCATCTGAAAATGTTATCAGTGCATCAAAATCGGAAAATATTGACCACAGTAATCAGGAGAGAGCCAATCCTGTGATTAAAACCATTGGGATTGCCTGTGGTTACGATTACACGATTGCGATGCAACCAA GAGGTACAGTACTAGCCTGGGGCAATAATAGCAGGGCGCAGTTAGGTCGCATCCCCGCGAGAGAAACACGCGATGCTGACGACAAGCTCGTATTGTTGAAATCATCGAAGCGAGTGGTGCGAGTTCCCAATACGTTACACGTAGCTCTGGACGTTCCCAGTCAAGTACCGGGTATTTCTACTCCGGAGATCTCTTATCAATCTAATGACACGCCCTGTTTCGCCGGACTTGTCCGTCCTCTGAGCGTCATCGAAAAATTACCCGGCGAATTGACGCTTCATTACGTCCTGAAACATTTTTACGGTTTATATCGTTCCGCCAGTATCATGGACAAG TGTATCGAATTGGAAAATTATCAAGCTTGTTCCAAGATAGCGGCATTAGAGGGTGACATTTTAACCGCTTTTACATATCAATTGAAGGCCTTACACAAATTAAGTGCTCGCTCTGTGAATCATTCAATGTCAGAAACAATTCCGCGTGAATCCACGGCTAAGATCATCTCACCAAATGCGAATGCGACGAAAGACACTGCGTCCTGTCGAAGTATCAAGAGGAATACTGAATTGTTCAATAGACAGGCGGAGAAAAATCTCATGGAATCCCTGGAGAACAGCGTGGCGCGAAGCTGGACGAAGGTCTCCACGAGTAGATCGTTGAATAATTTGCAAGCGATCGCGCAAGAACTGTATACCTTCGATTGCCAAGGTGGTttagaagaattatatatgacGCGAAGAAAGGAGGAGGAATCATCTTCGAGCATGGACCAAATTTCTAACGTCGAGTCTAGCGCGAACGGAGACGAGCAACGAGAATGGATCGAGAATCTTATCTTCGACGAGAACGATTCACATAAATCGCACAACGAgtcgcataaaaatattggccATAATAACGCgcaaaattttacacaatcgATCCGCGCGAAAACAATGATAAACAGCGTTAATAATGACAGTCAGATGAATCAGTACGATAAAGAGAATATCGCGTTTTCTGATAAAGTGTCCTCGCGTACTCAGAGGAATTACATGATCAACGAGACCATAAAGGCGCTAAAGTTTTACTTGAACAATATTGGTAACGAGGCGAATATCCTGAGATGCGAAGTATTGCGATGCGCGATTCTTTTTTGGATCGAGCATGATTTACCTATGCAAAGTTTGGAGAATGTCTTTCTCGAACATATATGTGTCATTTATTATCCGCTTGGATTATTACTGTTTTG ccaAGATGAGATAGGAAGATACCTGGATACAGATAAGTGTGACAAAGGGAGCAAGAATGATTGTTGTATGAAGGACTTATTCTCGCTCAAATTTTGTCTCCAAGTATTATCGATGTTGAtggaacatataaataaag aCGATACCATGCCCGAGTACATCAAAGTCTTTTCTTGTTTAATGGCCGATAATTATGGGGCACCATTAAACGGATATCCGGGCGCGAGTAGAAATAATAGCCCGCAACAAATGATGGAGGGAATTATCAGTACGGTGTCCTCCGAAATGGAAGACTCTAAACTATTTGCGCATATtaag gACTCGGATGCTGTGAATCGTTTACTCACGGTGGAAGAGGATAATATGGTGTTTACTTGTGGACATCATTTTCCAATCTCTATATACGAAACGGACATTATTTCAAGGATGGAAACCGAATTATTAACTTCTCCAATGCTAGTTCTTCCATGTACATCACAGTATTTAGGAAATATGTTATCTGGCACATCTAAACCAGAAATCCTGTGCCCTTTGTGCATAGTCGGAGCATTGAGATTGACAATGGAGAAAAGTTACGAATGA